The proteins below are encoded in one region of Naumovozyma castellii chromosome 6, complete genome:
- the ATP5 gene encoding F1F0 ATP synthase subunit 5 (ancestral locus Anc_5.315), with translation MLFQRQLLRTVATAATKQFKPPVQLFGLEGTYATALFKASYMESSIESTTKGINLINDKVAKDPKLQSVLNNPVLSKNDRNLVVDALLKENGLTGDKQIKNFLLVVAENNRLSSLNLICQQYNKLNDAFKGIVHGNVITREKLDDKSFKKLEKAIMQSKFISNGKSLQLTNLVRPEIKGGLIVEIDDKTVDLSIATKIQNLNKVLQESI, from the coding sequence ATGCTGTTCCAAAGACAACTGCTACGTACAGTGGCCACCGCCGCCACCAAGCAATTCAAACCACCAGTCCAATTATTCGGCTTGGAGGGAACATACGCAACTGCACTATTCAAGGCTTCCTACATGGAATCCTCCATCGAATCCACCACCAAGGGGATCAATTTGATCAACGACAAGGTCGCAAAGGACCCCAAGTTGCAAAGCGTGTTGAATAACCCGGTATTGTCCAAGAATGATAGAAATTTAGTCGTCGATGCATTGTTGAAGGAAAATGGGTTGACTGGCGATAAACAGATCAAGAATTTCTTGCTCGTTGTCGCGGAAAATAATAGATTGAGctctttgaatttgatttgtCAACAGTATAATAAGTTGAATGATGCCTTTAAGGGAATCGTTCATGGTAATGTGATAACGAGggaaaaattggatgataaatctttcaagaaattggaaaaagcCATCATGCAATCAAAATTCATCTCCAATGGGAAATCTTTACAATTGACTAATTTGGTTAGACCGGAAATTAAAGGTGGGTTGATCGtggaaattgatgataagACCGTGGATTTGAGCATTGCTACCAAGATTCAAAACTTGAATAAAGTATTGCAGGAGTCCATTTGA